Proteins from a single region of Azospira inquinata:
- a CDS encoding winged helix-turn-helix domain-containing protein: MASPRILLVEDDERLAELTAEYLRKNDFEVAIEPRGDTACTRIPAEIPDLVVLDVMLPGKDGFEVCRSVRPTYAGVILMLTARDEDMDQILGLELGADDFISKPVQPRVLLARIRALLRRAPAVGEGAEGSHGDELSFGRFHINQATRSATLGEEPIDLTTAEFDLLWLLACNAGTVLSRDDLLQRLRGIGFDGLDRSIDARISRLRKKLGDDPDNPSRIKTVRGKGYLFSRHDWN; this comes from the coding sequence ATGGCATCTCCCCGCATCCTGCTGGTCGAAGACGACGAACGTCTGGCGGAATTGACCGCCGAATATCTGCGTAAAAACGATTTTGAAGTGGCCATCGAACCCCGGGGGGATACGGCCTGTACCCGTATCCCCGCCGAAATTCCGGACCTGGTGGTGTTGGACGTGATGCTGCCGGGCAAGGACGGCTTCGAGGTCTGCCGCAGCGTGCGCCCCACCTACGCCGGGGTGATCCTCATGCTTACCGCCCGGGACGAGGACATGGACCAGATTCTGGGCCTGGAACTGGGGGCGGACGATTTCATCTCCAAGCCGGTTCAGCCCCGGGTGCTGCTGGCCCGGATTCGGGCCCTGCTGCGCCGGGCCCCGGCGGTCGGGGAAGGGGCGGAAGGGAGCCATGGGGACGAGCTGAGCTTCGGCCGTTTCCACATCAACCAAGCCACCCGCTCCGCCACCCTGGGGGAGGAGCCCATCGACCTCACCACCGCCGAATTCGACCTGCTCTGGCTCCTGGCCTGCAATGCGGGCACGGTGCTGTCCCGGGACGATCTGTTGCAACGCCTGCGGGGCATCGGCTTCGACGGCCTGGACCGCTCCATCGATGCCCGTATTTCCCGGTTGCGCAAAAAGCTGGGGGATGATCCGGACAATCCTTCCCGGATCAAGACCGTGCGGGGTAAGGGCTACCTGTTCAGCC
- a CDS encoding DesA family fatty acid desaturase: MYTGLIHLPWWGFLLVALALTHVTIAAVTIFLHRHQAHRSLELGALPAHFFRLWLWLTTGMVTKEWVAIHRKHHAKCDTPEDPHSPQTRGLRKVLTEGAELYRAEASNPETLARYGQGTPDDWLERHVYAAHPLGGILLTLALDVLCFGPLGLTLWAIQMVWIPFWAAGVINGLGHYWGYRNFNCTDASTNLIPWGILVGGEELHNNHHAFANSAKLSNKWYEFDIGWAYIRAMEILGLARVKKVAPRLKLAALRPQVDMATLQALLTHRYDLLARYARSLRRSYGQELRRWRGHLARPEWRRRKELQPWLLKDPRQLPGEWQARVEALLQDHPQLRTLYAMRQELIQVWERSSASREQLLAQLQDWCRRAEASGIRQLAELSFRLRRYAVS, encoded by the coding sequence ATGTACACGGGCCTGATCCACCTCCCCTGGTGGGGCTTCCTCCTGGTAGCCCTGGCTTTGACCCACGTCACCATCGCCGCCGTCACCATTTTTCTCCATCGCCACCAGGCCCACCGCTCTCTGGAACTGGGGGCCCTGCCCGCCCACTTTTTCCGGCTCTGGCTGTGGCTCACCACGGGCATGGTGACCAAGGAATGGGTGGCCATTCACCGCAAGCACCATGCCAAATGCGACACACCGGAAGATCCCCACAGCCCCCAGACCCGGGGCCTGAGGAAGGTGCTCACGGAAGGAGCGGAGTTGTACCGGGCCGAGGCCAGCAACCCGGAAACCCTGGCCCGCTACGGCCAGGGCACCCCGGATGACTGGCTGGAACGTCACGTCTATGCCGCCCATCCCCTGGGGGGCATCCTCCTCACCCTGGCCCTGGACGTGCTCTGCTTCGGCCCCCTGGGCCTGACCCTGTGGGCCATCCAGATGGTGTGGATTCCCTTCTGGGCCGCCGGGGTCATTAACGGTCTGGGCCATTACTGGGGCTATCGCAATTTCAATTGCACCGATGCCAGCACCAATCTCATCCCCTGGGGCATCCTGGTGGGGGGAGAGGAGCTGCACAACAATCACCACGCCTTTGCCAATTCGGCCAAGCTTTCCAACAAGTGGTACGAATTCGACATCGGCTGGGCCTATATCCGGGCCATGGAAATCCTGGGCCTGGCCCGGGTAAAGAAGGTGGCGCCCCGGCTCAAGCTGGCGGCCCTGCGGCCCCAGGTGGACATGGCCACCCTCCAGGCCCTGCTCACCCACCGCTATGACCTGCTGGCCCGCTACGCCCGCAGTCTGCGGCGCAGCTATGGCCAGGAACTGCGCCGTTGGCGGGGCCATCTGGCCCGCCCGGAATGGCGGCGGCGCAAGGAACTCCAGCCCTGGCTGCTGAAAGATCCCCGGCAACTGCCCGGGGAATGGCAGGCCCGGGTGGAGGCCCTGCTCCAGGATCACCCCCAGCTTCGCACCCTTTACGCCATGCGCCAGGAGCTAATCCAGGTCTGGGAACGGAGTTCCGCCAGCCGGGAACAGCTCCTGGCCCAGTTGCAGGACTGGTGCCGCCGGGCGGAAGCCAGCGGCATCCGCCAGCTGGCCGAACTATCTTTCCGGCTGCGCCGCTACGCGGTGAGCTAA
- a CDS encoding disulfide bond formation protein B: MWQKLRGRPAFALLAVGCLGLVGTGMVIQDLDNLQPCPLCIFQRLLYLVIALWALLGLVLPRAHRLALVLTGLTALGGLATAGYQTWLQWVNDPALECSYTNPNLIERLVDWLGTRFPSLFLATGFCSSRDWTLFDLSMANWSLICFGAIVGWLWVIGKGRR, encoded by the coding sequence ATGTGGCAAAAACTGCGCGGCCGCCCGGCCTTCGCCCTGCTCGCCGTCGGCTGTCTGGGCCTGGTTGGTACGGGCATGGTCATCCAGGACCTGGACAACCTTCAGCCCTGCCCCCTGTGTATTTTTCAGCGCCTGCTCTACCTGGTCATCGCCCTCTGGGCGCTCCTGGGCCTGGTGCTGCCCCGAGCCCATCGGCTGGCCCTGGTACTCACCGGGCTCACTGCCCTGGGAGGCCTGGCCACGGCGGGCTACCAGACCTGGCTCCAGTGGGTGAATGACCCGGCCCTGGAATGCTCCTACACCAACCCCAATCTCATCGAACGCCTGGTGGATTGGCTGGGCACCCGCTTCCCCAGCCTGTTCCTGGCCACGGGCTTCTGCTCCTCCCGGGACTGGACCCTGTTCGACCTATCCATGGCCAACTGGTCCCTGATCTGCTTCGGGGCCATAGTGGGCTGGCTGTGGGTCATCGGTAAAGGGCGCCGGTAG